The following nucleotide sequence is from Synechococcus sp. KORDI-52.
TGGGCCTCTGGTTGCCAGTCCATCAATTCAAAACCGTTGCACTCATGATCCGGCACGAAAGTGCCGAATTGGGGCACGTAAGGGCCAACCGCTTCCGGCCTGAGGGTTGAACGGTTGGATCAGTTTCACTGATCCATTGATTTCTCAACGTCAATTGCGGCAGGAGTCCCGTCGCGGTCTTCCACCCTGCATTGCACGGCGCAATCAGGAGGTTCTCAAGCACCTCGGGCTGGCCCACTGCGCAGCCCAACGCCAGCGTCAACGTGGGCCTGAGGAGTTCGACGACCTGATTCAAGAATCGCGGGTGGGCTTGATCCATGGGCTTGATCGTTTTGATCAGAACCGGGGCCTCCGGCCCAGCAGTTATCTGCTGTCTCGCGCCACCGGTCAAATCTTGCACTACCGCCGCGATCGATCACGAACGATCCGGATTCCCTGGCGGCTGCGGGATCTCCATGCAGCAGGGATGAAGATCCAGCGTGAACGCGAACAGAATCAGCAACCGAGCCTCAGCGATCAAGATCTTGCCGCCGAACTCTCGGTTCGCCCTGAGTGATGGGCCTCCGCCGTTCAAAGCCATGGCGCCAGCCAGGTTCTCCAGCTGTTGGCCAGCCTTGGGGAGCCAGCACACGCCTGTGCGGAGGATGAACAGCTGGACTGGCTCAAGAGCGTGCTGCACCAGTTGGAGGGGATGACCGGGATGGTGCTGCAAGCCCACTTGATCGAAGGCCAGAGCCTCAAGGATCTGGCTCAGGCCATGAATTGCAGCCGCTCATCCCTTCGCCGTCATCTCCATGAGGGACTCAGCACCCTGCGGGAATGGGCCCGCCGCGATGGCCTGATCCACGTCCAGACCAGATGATCAGAGCGTCATCAGCAGCATCGCCAAAACTGCAGCCAACAGGGTCTGGAGAGCATTGACCAGCTCGTTGCTCAACCAGGCCACGCGATCCTGCACCAGAGCGCCGAGCAGGCTTTCGCCGAGGGTTGCCACCAGACCAACAAGCATCACCACTAAGGCCACAGGCCATGAGGGAACCAGCTGCAGGGTCAGCATCACCAGGGTCATGGCGATGCTGCCGGCGGCACTGGCCAGGGTCCCTTCCAGGCTGATGGCCCCTTCGGTGCCTGGTGGGACCGCCCGAAGGCTGGTGATCAACACCGTGGTGCGTCCGAAACGCTTGCCGATCTCACTGCCGAAAGTGTCGGCCAACTTGGCAGCGAAACTCGCTGCAAAACCGACCATCAACAGCTCGCGTGACTCGACACCGGCACCGACGAGAAGCGCCAGAAAGGCACCAACAGCAGCAGAACCCCAGACGTTTTCCGGCCCGCGCTGGCCACCGCGGGCCTCAGCGAGGCCGCGGCTCTGCTTGTTTTTAAAGCCGATCTTGGTGACCAGACTTCCCAGACAGAGGTAGGCGACCACGGCCAACCAGCCCGACCAACCCAGACAACCCCAGAGGATTGTGCCCAACGCAGCCGCATGGACCCAGCCACTGCGGGTCAGCACAGATGTCCGCTGCGCCAGTGCAATCAAAAAAGTGTTCACCACCAGGGCCTGAATCCAGAGTGCGGACATCACACCGTGTTGCAGTGCCCTAAGCATCTCCTGCCTGCGGCCATTGCAGAGGGAGAATCGGGGGCGTTCGTTCTCTGGTCGACCGGATGGTGTTCAACAGCAACAAGGGGTTTTTCCTCACCCTGGATGACTCCGCCGCTCCGGCCACCCTCGAGCTGACTCAACAAGAAGCTCCGGCAACCGAAAAAGCACCAGTCGAAGAAGCTGTTGTGACAGCCAATGCTGGTGCAACACCCATCGCACCCTCCGAGCCTTCAGCTGTCGCCAAGCCTTCAGACAGTGCGGCCGTTGCAGAAGCTAAAGCTGAATCAAGCTCTCGGCCCACAGCCTCGCTCACCACTGCAGAAGCCATTGCTGCTGAACTGGCTGAGGCAGAGGCCGCCCGCCCGGCCGTGACCTATTCCACTTTTGCACCCAGCAACCTGACGCCTGGTGGCGGACTGCGCCAGCGGAGCCGTCGACCCGGTGCAGCGCTGAAATCCTTCCGGGGCATTGCTCAGGACCTGTTCAAGAGTTGATCAGGCCATCGCGCCAACGCACCAGTCCCACAGCGCCTGCCACTGCAGCCGTTGAACTGCGCAGGATGGTTGCCCCCATCCGCACCGGCCGAATCCCTGCCTCAGAAAAAAGGCTCTGCTCGGCTGAGGTCCATCCCCCCTCAGGACCGATCACCAGCCAAGTGGCCTGAACTTGATTGGCCTGTTGGCGCAAACATTGATCCAACGATGGAGTGTCTGTCGCGCGGGTGACCCCTACGAGACGCACGCCGTCCGCCGCTCCAATCCAGTCGGATATATCAATCACCTCATGCAGCTGCGGCATCCACAACCGCTCGCACTGCTCCACCGACTCA
It contains:
- a CDS encoding RNA polymerase sigma factor, with the protein product MASLGEPAHACAEDEQLDWLKSVLHQLEGMTGMVLQAHLIEGQSLKDLAQAMNCSRSSLRRHLHEGLSTLREWARRDGLIHVQTR
- a CDS encoding sigma-70 family RNA polymerase sigma factor; the encoded protein is MISQRQLRQESRRGLPPCIARRNQEVLKHLGLAHCAAQRQRQRGPEEFDDLIQESRVGLIHGLDRFDQNRGLRPSSYLLSRATGQILHYRRDRSRTIRIPWRLRDLHAAGMKIQREREQNQQPSLSDQDLAAELSVRPE
- a CDS encoding TIGR00297 family protein — protein: MSALWIQALVVNTFLIALAQRTSVLTRSGWVHAAALGTILWGCLGWSGWLAVVAYLCLGSLVTKIGFKNKQSRGLAEARGGQRGPENVWGSAAVGAFLALLVGAGVESRELLMVGFAASFAAKLADTFGSEIGKRFGRTTVLITSLRAVPPGTEGAISLEGTLASAAGSIAMTLVMLTLQLVPSWPVALVVMLVGLVATLGESLLGALVQDRVAWLSNELVNALQTLLAAVLAMLLMTL